Proteins encoded by one window of Xanthomonas sp. DAR 80977:
- a CDS encoding TonB-dependent receptor yields MTPRPLSTAIALVLLAAPGLAFAADAASADAGPERTTDLDAVTVTAKLEAARNALSPDIGSSQYAITAEDIERLPLGASTPLNQVLLQAPGVVQDSYGGIHVRGDHANLQYRINGVLIPESISGFGQSLDPRTIKSIKLLDGALPAQFGDRTAAVVDITTKSGVELGNGGSVGITGGSYGTLNPNASWWGSSGRWSWFVTGDYEQNKLGLENPVNSRDPEHDKTHQGKGFADLSYLIDENTRLSLLVGYANNRFQIPNNPGQTPAYDYLGTTDFDSSKLDENQRENTRFGTLVLQGSLGATSYQLSAGQRYSSVAFSPDVAGDLIFNGVASQVDRSNRANTVQADFSTPLGESHTLRYGLYGNFEHAIASNNSYVFPADADGNQTSNVPIFIADASRFHASTYALYLQDEWKIGDDWTVNYGVRGDRYKAFGTTEGQLSPRLGVVWQASADTTVHAGYARYFTPPASELISTSDIALYDGTTNQQSTAGGATTPLSERSDYYDLGISQVVNEHLTLGLDTYYRKADRLQDEGQFGAAYVYSTFNYRYGRIRGAEFSADYSNGPVTAYFNVAYSKAMGKRVMTSLYNFDPDALAYAYDNWIHLDHDQKFTSSGGISYAIADDSRIGANYLFGSGLRTDTDTVPNGGELPSYFQLNLSAGHDFALSAHPLHAQVAVLNVLDRAYQLRDGGGIGVFAPQWAPRRGVYLSLQQDF; encoded by the coding sequence ATGACGCCCCGCCCCCTCTCCACCGCCATCGCCCTCGTCCTGCTGGCCGCGCCCGGCCTCGCGTTCGCCGCCGATGCGGCCAGCGCCGACGCCGGCCCCGAACGCACCACCGACCTGGATGCGGTCACCGTCACCGCCAAGCTGGAAGCGGCGCGCAACGCGCTGTCGCCGGACATCGGCAGCAGCCAGTACGCGATCACCGCCGAGGACATCGAGCGGCTGCCGCTGGGCGCCTCCACCCCGCTCAACCAGGTGCTGCTGCAGGCGCCGGGCGTGGTCCAGGATTCCTACGGCGGCATCCACGTGCGCGGCGACCACGCCAACCTGCAGTACCGCATCAACGGCGTGCTTATTCCGGAGTCCATCTCCGGCTTCGGCCAGAGCCTGGACCCGCGCACGATCAAGAGCATCAAGCTGCTCGACGGCGCGCTGCCGGCGCAGTTCGGCGACCGCACCGCGGCGGTGGTCGACATCACCACCAAGAGCGGCGTGGAACTGGGCAACGGCGGCAGCGTCGGCATCACCGGCGGCTCCTACGGCACGCTCAATCCGAACGCCTCCTGGTGGGGCAGCAGCGGCCGCTGGAGCTGGTTCGTCACCGGCGACTACGAGCAGAACAAGCTCGGCCTGGAGAACCCGGTCAACAGCCGCGACCCCGAGCACGACAAGACCCATCAGGGCAAGGGCTTCGCCGACCTCAGCTACCTGATCGACGAGAACACCCGGCTCAGCCTGCTGGTCGGCTATGCCAACAACCGCTTCCAGATCCCGAACAATCCGGGGCAGACGCCGGCGTACGACTACCTGGGCACCACCGACTTCGATTCCTCCAAGCTCGACGAGAACCAGCGCGAGAACACCCGCTTCGGCACGCTGGTGCTGCAGGGCTCGCTCGGCGCCACCAGCTACCAGCTGTCGGCCGGGCAGCGCTACAGCAGCGTGGCGTTCTCGCCCGACGTCGCCGGCGACCTGATCTTCAACGGCGTCGCCTCGCAGGTGGACCGCAGCAACCGCGCCAACACCGTGCAGGCCGACTTCTCCACCCCGCTCGGCGAATCGCACACCCTGCGCTACGGCCTGTACGGCAATTTCGAGCACGCCATCGCCAGCAACAATTCCTACGTGTTCCCGGCCGATGCCGACGGCAACCAGACCAGCAACGTGCCGATCTTCATTGCCGACGCCAGCCGCTTCCACGCCAGCACCTACGCGCTGTACCTGCAGGACGAGTGGAAGATCGGCGACGACTGGACCGTGAACTACGGCGTGCGCGGCGATCGCTACAAGGCCTTCGGCACCACCGAAGGCCAGCTCAGCCCGCGCCTGGGCGTGGTCTGGCAGGCCAGCGCCGACACCACCGTGCACGCCGGCTACGCGCGCTACTTCACCCCGCCGGCGAGCGAGCTGATCTCCACCAGCGACATCGCCCTGTACGACGGCACCACCAACCAGCAGTCCACCGCCGGCGGCGCGACCACGCCGCTGAGCGAGCGCAGCGACTACTACGACCTGGGCATCTCGCAGGTGGTCAACGAGCACCTGACCCTGGGCCTGGACACCTACTACCGCAAGGCCGACCGCCTGCAGGACGAAGGCCAGTTCGGCGCCGCCTACGTGTATTCCACCTTCAACTACCGCTACGGCCGCATCCGCGGCGCCGAGTTCAGCGCCGACTACAGCAATGGGCCGGTCACCGCCTACTTCAACGTCGCCTACAGCAAGGCGATGGGCAAGCGGGTCATGACCAGCCTGTACAACTTCGACCCGGACGCGCTGGCCTATGCCTACGACAACTGGATCCACCTGGACCACGACCAGAAGTTCACCTCCTCCGGCGGCATCAGCTACGCGATCGCCGACGACAGCCGGATCGGCGCCAACTACCTGTTCGGCAGCGGCCTGCGCACCGATACCGACACCGTGCCCAATGGCGGCGAGTTGCCCTCGTACTTCCAGTTGAACCTCAGCGCCGGCCACGACTTCGCGCTCAGCGCGCACCCGCTGCACGCGCAGGTGGCGGTGCTCAACGTGCTCGATCGCGCCTACCAGCTGCGCGACGGAGGCGGCATCGGCGTATTCGCGCCGCAATGGGCGCCGCGCCGCGGCGTGTACCTGAGCCTGCAGCAGGATTTCTGA
- a CDS encoding IS110 family transposase, with protein sequence MSLQRFVGIDVAKAELAIHVLPDGLDWTQANTPEEQARLALRLASLGCERIVLEASGGYERAVLQVLSQAGLPVLRLSAQRPRALAHALGLKAKTDALDARLLAVAAQCLPSQPTAVLPAPVQALRKLLHLRSTLVAQRDAQRRCLEHVTCEAVRGQWLEVIALLQQRIKEISRQIAQVGAACSRLPSVPGLGPILRATLAARLPELGSVPPRKIAALVGLAPFNRDSGRWHGQRRIQGGRADVRRVLYMATWAAIRAGSPLSHTYARLTSAGKPAKVAIVACMHKYLRWLNAIARDQAPYSPPAIASA encoded by the coding sequence ATGTCGCTACAACGCTTTGTCGGGATTGATGTCGCCAAGGCCGAACTGGCCATTCATGTCTTGCCGGACGGGCTGGACTGGACCCAGGCCAATACGCCCGAGGAGCAGGCCCGCCTGGCCCTGCGGCTGGCCTCGCTGGGATGCGAGCGGATCGTGCTGGAAGCCAGCGGCGGCTACGAACGGGCGGTCCTGCAAGTGCTGTCACAGGCTGGCCTGCCCGTGCTCCGACTGTCTGCCCAGCGCCCCCGGGCGCTGGCGCACGCGTTGGGGCTCAAGGCCAAGACCGACGCCCTGGATGCGCGGTTGCTGGCCGTGGCGGCCCAATGCCTCCCCAGTCAGCCCACTGCCGTGCTGCCTGCGCCAGTGCAGGCGCTGCGCAAACTGCTTCACCTGCGCAGCACCCTGGTCGCCCAGCGCGATGCGCAGCGCCGGTGCCTGGAGCACGTGACCTGCGAGGCGGTGCGTGGCCAGTGGCTCGAGGTGATCGCGCTGCTGCAACAGCGCATCAAGGAGATCTCCCGGCAAATCGCCCAGGTCGGTGCGGCCTGTTCACGCTTGCCGAGCGTGCCTGGGCTTGGCCCGATCCTGCGCGCCACCCTGGCGGCCCGGCTTCCCGAGCTGGGCAGCGTGCCACCGCGCAAGATCGCCGCCTTGGTCGGGCTGGCGCCGTTCAATCGAGACAGCGGCCGCTGGCACGGCCAACGCCGCATCCAGGGCGGACGCGCCGACGTGCGGCGGGTGCTGTACATGGCCACCTGGGCCGCGATCCGTGCAGGCTCGCCGCTGTCACACACCTACGCACGCCTGACCAGCGCGGGCAAACCCGCCAAGGTCGCCATCGTCGCGTGCATGCACAAGTACCTGCGATGGCTCAACGCCATCGCACGCGATCAGGCACCTTACAGCCCCCCTGCGATCGCTTCTGCATGA
- a CDS encoding disulfide bond formation protein B — protein MNPLRWSFRAQFLLGFLICAGLLGYAIYVQVQLGIEPCPLCIFQRIAFAALGLMFLLGALHGPARSGGRKVYGVLAFLAAGIGAGISAKHVSVQLFPDPMASCGPPLSFLRETLGPFEVLRRVLTGTGDCGNIDWRFLGLSMPMWCLICFVGLALFALYAGFKARRRSLH, from the coding sequence ATGAACCCGTTACGCTGGAGTTTCCGCGCGCAGTTCCTGCTCGGCTTTCTGATCTGCGCCGGGCTGCTGGGTTATGCGATCTACGTGCAGGTCCAACTGGGCATCGAGCCCTGTCCGCTGTGCATCTTCCAGCGCATCGCGTTCGCCGCGCTGGGGTTGATGTTCCTGCTCGGCGCCTTGCACGGCCCGGCGCGCAGCGGCGGGCGCAAGGTCTATGGCGTGCTGGCGTTCCTGGCCGCGGGCATCGGCGCCGGCATCTCGGCCAAGCACGTGTCGGTGCAGCTGTTCCCCGATCCGATGGCCTCGTGCGGGCCGCCGCTGAGCTTCCTGCGCGAGACGCTGGGACCGTTCGAGGTGCTGCGCCGGGTGCTGACCGGGACCGGCGACTGCGGCAACATCGATTGGCGCTTCCTGGGCCTGTCGATGCCGATGTGGTGCCTGATCTGCTTCGTCGGGCTGGCGCTGTTCGCGCTGTATGCCGGCTTCAAGGCGCGGCGGCGGTCGCTGCACTGA
- the rplQ gene encoding 50S ribosomal protein L17, which yields MRHQKSGRKFNRTSAHRQAMFSNMAASLFKHELIKTTLPKAKELRRVAEPLITIAKVDGVANRRLAFSRLRDKEAVGKLFVELGPRYQSRPGGYLRILKCGFRAGDNAPMAYVELVDRPTAIAEEVAE from the coding sequence ATGCGTCACCAGAAATCCGGCCGCAAGTTCAACCGCACCAGCGCCCATCGCCAGGCGATGTTCTCCAACATGGCGGCCTCGCTGTTCAAGCACGAGCTGATCAAGACCACCTTGCCGAAGGCCAAGGAACTGCGTCGCGTCGCCGAGCCGCTGATCACCATCGCCAAGGTCGATGGCGTCGCCAACCGCCGTCTGGCCTTCTCGCGCCTGCGCGACAAGGAAGCGGTGGGCAAGCTGTTCGTCGAGCTGGGCCCGCGTTACCAGTCGCGTCCGGGCGGCTACCTGCGCATCCTGAAGTGCGGCTTCCGCGCCGGCGACAACGCGCCGATGGCGTACGTCGAGCTGGTCGATCGCCCGACCGCGATCGCCGAGGAAGTGGCCGAGTAA
- a CDS encoding DNA-directed RNA polymerase subunit alpha: protein MTVTANQVLRPRGPQIERLTDNRAKVVIEPLERGYGHTLGNALRRVLLSSIPGFAITEVEIDGVLHEYTTVEGLQEDVLEVLLNLKDVAIRMHTGDSATLSLSKQGPGTVTAADIKTDHNVEILNNDHVICHLTKDTAINMRLKIERGFGYQPAAARRRPDEETRTIGRLVLDASFSPVRRVAYAVESARVEQRTDLDKLVLDIETNGTIDAEEAVRTAADILSDQLSVFGDFTHRDRGAAKPASNGVDPVLLRPIDDLELTVRSANCLKAESIYYIGDLIQKTEVELLKTPNLGKKSLTEIKEVLAQRGLSLGMKLENWPPAGVAQHGMLG, encoded by the coding sequence ATGACGGTTACCGCCAACCAGGTTCTGCGCCCCCGTGGGCCGCAGATCGAACGCCTTACCGACAACCGCGCCAAGGTCGTAATCGAGCCCTTGGAGCGCGGGTATGGGCATACGCTGGGCAATGCCCTGCGTCGCGTGCTGTTGTCCTCGATCCCCGGCTTCGCGATCACCGAAGTCGAGATCGACGGCGTGCTGCACGAGTACACCACGGTCGAAGGGCTGCAGGAGGACGTGCTGGAAGTCCTGCTCAACCTCAAGGACGTGGCCATCCGCATGCACACCGGCGACAGCGCCACGCTGTCGCTGTCCAAGCAGGGTCCGGGCACGGTCACTGCCGCCGACATCAAGACCGACCACAACGTCGAGATCCTCAACAACGACCACGTGATCTGCCACCTGACCAAGGATACGGCGATCAACATGCGTCTGAAGATCGAGCGTGGGTTCGGCTACCAGCCGGCCGCCGCGCGCCGCCGTCCGGACGAAGAGACCCGCACCATCGGCCGCCTGGTCCTGGATGCGTCGTTCTCGCCCGTGCGTCGCGTCGCCTACGCGGTGGAATCGGCGCGCGTCGAGCAGCGCACCGACCTGGACAAGCTGGTCCTGGACATCGAGACCAACGGCACCATCGACGCCGAGGAAGCCGTGCGCACCGCCGCCGACATCCTCAGCGACCAGCTGTCGGTGTTCGGCGACTTCACCCATCGCGACCGTGGCGCGGCCAAGCCGGCCAGCAATGGCGTGGATCCGGTGCTGCTGCGCCCGATCGACGACCTGGAACTGACCGTGCGTTCGGCCAACTGCCTGAAGGCCGAGAGCATCTACTACATCGGCGATCTGATCCAGAAGACCGAAGTGGAGCTGCTCAAGACCCCGAACCTCGGCAAGAAGTCGCTGACCGAGATCAAGGAAGTGCTGGCCCAGCGCGGCCTGTCGCTCGGCATGAAGCTGGAGAACTGGCCGCCGGCCGGCGTCGCCCAGCACGGCATGCTCGGCTAA
- the rpsD gene encoding 30S ribosomal protein S4 yields the protein MARYIGPTCKLARREGADLSLKSPARALDSKCKLEQKPGQHGATARKGKLSDYATQLREKQKVKRIYGLLERQFRNYYKKASTKKGNTGENLLQLLETRLDNVVYRMGFAVTRPAARQLVSHRGVLVNGKSVNLASYQVKAGDAIALSEKAQKQLRVQEALTVAETHDLNPSWVEVDSKKFSGIFKAVPDRADLPADINEALIVELYSK from the coding sequence ATGGCTCGTTATATCGGTCCTACCTGTAAGCTCGCGCGCCGCGAAGGCGCCGATCTTTCCCTCAAGAGCCCGGCGCGTGCGCTGGACTCCAAGTGCAAGCTGGAGCAGAAGCCCGGCCAGCACGGCGCGACCGCCCGCAAGGGCAAGCTGTCCGACTACGCCACCCAGCTGCGCGAAAAGCAGAAGGTCAAGCGTATCTACGGCCTGCTGGAGCGTCAGTTCCGCAACTACTACAAGAAGGCCTCGACCAAGAAGGGCAACACCGGCGAGAACCTGCTGCAGCTGCTGGAAACCCGCCTGGACAACGTCGTCTACCGCATGGGCTTCGCCGTCACCCGCCCGGCCGCGCGCCAGCTGGTGTCGCACCGCGGCGTGCTGGTCAACGGCAAGTCGGTGAACCTGGCCTCGTACCAGGTCAAGGCCGGCGACGCGATCGCCCTGTCGGAAAAGGCCCAGAAGCAGCTTCGCGTGCAGGAAGCGCTGACCGTTGCCGAAACGCACGACCTGAACCCGTCCTGGGTCGAGGTCGATTCGAAGAAGTTCAGCGGCATCTTCAAGGCCGTGCCGGATCGTGCGGACCTGCCTGCTGACATCAACGAAGCGCTGATCGTCGAGTTGTATTCGAAGTAA
- the rpsK gene encoding 30S ribosomal protein S11 — MAKPAAAKTKKKIKRVVTDGVAHVHASFNNTIVTITDRQGNALSWATSGGAGFRGSRKSTPFAAQVAAEKAGRAALDYGVKSLEVRIKGPGPGRESAVRSLNNVGYKITNIIDVTPIPHNGCRPPKKRRV; from the coding sequence ATGGCTAAGCCCGCAGCAGCAAAGACCAAGAAGAAGATCAAGCGCGTCGTCACCGACGGCGTCGCCCACGTCCACGCTTCGTTCAACAACACCATCGTGACCATCACCGACCGTCAGGGCAATGCGTTGTCCTGGGCGACCTCCGGTGGCGCCGGTTTCCGCGGTTCGCGCAAGTCCACGCCGTTCGCGGCGCAGGTTGCCGCCGAGAAGGCCGGGCGCGCTGCGCTCGACTACGGCGTGAAGTCGCTGGAAGTGCGCATCAAGGGCCCGGGTCCGGGTCGCGAGTCCGCCGTCCGTTCGTTGAACAACGTCGGATACAAGATCACCAACATCATCGACGTGACGCCTATCCCGCACAACGGGTGCCGTCCGCCGAAGAAGCGTCGCGTCTAA
- the rpsM gene encoding 30S ribosomal protein S13, whose protein sequence is MARIAGVNLPAQKHVWVGLQSIFGIGRTRSKKVCEAAGVTSTTKIRDLSEPEIERLRLEVGKYIVEGDLRREVGIAIKRLMDLGCYRGLRHRRGLPLRGQRTRTNARTRKGPRKAIRK, encoded by the coding sequence ATGGCGCGTATTGCAGGCGTCAACCTGCCAGCCCAGAAGCACGTCTGGGTCGGGTTGCAAAGCATTTTCGGCATCGGCCGTACCCGTTCGAAGAAGGTCTGCGAAGCCGCAGGCGTGACCTCGACCACCAAGATCCGTGACCTGTCCGAGCCTGAAATCGAGCGCCTGCGCCTCGAAGTCGGCAAGTACATCGTCGAAGGCGACCTGCGTCGCGAAGTGGGCATCGCCATCAAGCGACTGATGGACCTGGGCTGCTACCGCGGCCTGCGTCACCGTCGTGGCCTGCCGCTGCGTGGTCAGCGCACCCGCACCAACGCCCGCACCCGCAAGGGCCCGCGCAAGGCGATCAGGAAGTAA
- the secY gene encoding preprotein translocase subunit SecY produces MAQAGMGNLGGGLGKFTELRQRLLFVLGALIVYRIGCYVPVPGVNPEAMLALMQAQGGGIVDMFNMFSGGALHRFSIFALNVMPYISASIVIQLATHIFPSLKAMQKEGESGRRKITQYSRIGAVLLAVVQGGSIALALQNQTAPGGAPVVYAPGMGFVLTAVIALTAGTIFLMWVGEQVTERGIGNGVSLIIFAGIVAGLPAATIQTVEAYRDGNMSFISLLLIALTILAFTLFVVFVERGQRRITVNYARRQGGRNAYMNQTSFLPLKLNMAGVIPPIFASSILAFPATLSMWSGQAASNSTFGSWLQRIANALGPGEPVHMIVFAALIIGFAFFYTALVFNSQETADNLKKSGALIPGIRPGKATADYVDGVLTRLTAAGSLYLVIVCLLPEIMRAQLGTSFHFGGTSLLIAVVVVMDFIAQIQAHLMSHQYESLLKKANLKGGSRGGGFARG; encoded by the coding sequence ATGGCGCAGGCTGGCATGGGTAACCTCGGCGGCGGGCTCGGCAAGTTCACTGAACTTCGCCAGCGCCTGTTGTTCGTTCTCGGCGCATTGATCGTCTATCGCATCGGCTGCTACGTGCCGGTGCCGGGCGTCAATCCCGAAGCCATGCTTGCGCTGATGCAGGCGCAGGGCGGCGGCATCGTGGACATGTTCAACATGTTCTCGGGCGGCGCCCTGCACCGTTTCAGCATTTTCGCGCTGAACGTGATGCCGTACATCTCGGCATCGATCGTGATCCAGCTGGCCACGCACATCTTTCCGTCGCTGAAGGCGATGCAGAAGGAAGGCGAGTCCGGCCGGCGCAAGATCACCCAATATTCGCGCATCGGCGCGGTGCTGCTGGCGGTGGTGCAGGGCGGCAGTATCGCGCTGGCGCTGCAGAACCAGACCGCACCGGGCGGTGCGCCGGTCGTGTACGCGCCGGGCATGGGCTTCGTGCTCACCGCGGTGATCGCGCTGACCGCCGGCACCATCTTCCTGATGTGGGTCGGCGAGCAGGTCACCGAGCGCGGCATCGGCAACGGCGTGTCGCTGATCATCTTCGCCGGCATCGTCGCCGGCCTGCCGGCGGCGACCATCCAGACCGTGGAAGCCTACCGCGACGGCAACATGAGCTTCATCTCGCTGTTGCTGATCGCGCTGACCATCCTCGCCTTCACCCTGTTCGTGGTGTTCGTCGAGCGCGGGCAGCGGCGGATCACGGTGAACTACGCGCGGCGCCAGGGTGGCCGCAACGCCTACATGAACCAGACCTCGTTCCTGCCGCTGAAGCTGAACATGGCCGGCGTGATTCCGCCGATCTTCGCCTCGAGCATCCTCGCCTTCCCGGCGACGCTGTCGATGTGGTCGGGCCAGGCCGCGTCCAACAGCACCTTCGGCAGCTGGCTGCAGCGCATCGCCAATGCGCTGGGCCCGGGCGAGCCGGTGCACATGATCGTGTTCGCCGCGCTGATCATCGGCTTTGCGTTCTTCTATACCGCGCTGGTGTTCAACTCGCAGGAAACCGCGGACAACCTGAAAAAGTCCGGCGCGCTGATCCCGGGCATCCGTCCAGGCAAGGCCACCGCCGACTACGTCGACGGCGTGCTGACCCGGCTGACCGCCGCCGGCTCGCTGTACCTGGTGATCGTGTGCCTGCTGCCGGAAATCATGCGTGCGCAGCTCGGCACCTCGTTCCACTTCGGCGGCACCTCGCTGCTGATCGCGGTCGTGGTGGTGATGGACTTCATCGCGCAGATCCAGGCGCACCTGATGTCGCACCAGTACGAAAGCCTGTTGAAGAAGGCCAACCTCAAGGGTGGCTCGCGCGGCGGCGGTTTCGCCCGCGGTTGA
- the rplO gene encoding 50S ribosomal protein L15 gives MTLHLNDLKPAEGARTERTRVGRGIGSGLGKTCGRGHKGSFARKGGGKIKAGFEGGQTPMQRRLPKIGFRSKLAKDTAEVLSYQLDNLPEGEIDFAALRAAKLVPSTAKKAKVVLKGELSKKFVLKGIAATAGAKAAIEAAGGSVQE, from the coding sequence ATGACTTTGCATCTGAATGATCTGAAGCCCGCCGAAGGCGCGCGTACCGAGCGCACCCGCGTCGGCCGCGGCATCGGTTCGGGCCTGGGCAAGACCTGCGGCCGCGGCCACAAGGGTTCGTTCGCGCGCAAGGGCGGCGGCAAGATCAAGGCCGGCTTCGAAGGCGGCCAGACCCCCATGCAGCGCCGGCTGCCGAAGATCGGCTTCCGTTCCAAGCTCGCCAAGGACACCGCCGAAGTGCTGTCCTACCAGCTCGACAACCTGCCGGAAGGCGAGATCGATTTCGCCGCGCTGCGCGCTGCGAAGCTGGTCCCGAGCACCGCGAAGAAGGCCAAGGTCGTGCTCAAGGGCGAGCTGAGCAAGAAGTTCGTGCTCAAGGGCATCGCCGCGACCGCGGGTGCCAAGGCGGCAATCGAAGCTGCCGGCGGCAGCGTGCAGGAGTAA
- the rpmD gene encoding 50S ribosomal protein L30: MANESNKTVKVRLVRGLRGTQSRHRLSVRALGLNKLNDVRELKDSPQVRGLINKVQYLVQVEE; this comes from the coding sequence ATGGCTAATGAGTCCAACAAGACGGTGAAGGTGCGCCTGGTGCGCGGCCTTCGTGGTACCCAGTCGCGTCACCGCCTGTCGGTGCGTGCGCTGGGCCTGAACAAGCTCAACGATGTGCGTGAACTGAAGGACAGCCCGCAGGTGCGCGGCCTGATCAACAAGGTTCAGTACCTCGTCCAGGTTGAGGAGTAA
- the rpsE gene encoding 30S ribosomal protein S5 produces MAEEQRAPRGRDRDRNREEKVDDGMIEKLVAVNRVSKTVKGGRQFTFTALTVVGDGNGKIGFGYGKAREVPVAIQKSMEYARKGMLNIDLNNGTLWHPVKSGHGAARVFMMPASEGTGVIAGGAMRAVLEAVGVKNVLAKAVGSRNPINLVRATLRGLEDMQSPSRIAAKRGKKVEELNHG; encoded by the coding sequence ATGGCTGAAGAACAGCGTGCACCGCGGGGTCGTGATCGCGACCGCAACCGCGAAGAGAAAGTCGACGACGGCATGATCGAGAAGCTGGTCGCGGTCAACCGCGTCAGCAAGACGGTCAAGGGCGGTCGCCAGTTCACCTTCACCGCGCTGACCGTGGTCGGCGACGGCAACGGCAAGATCGGCTTCGGTTACGGCAAGGCGCGCGAAGTGCCGGTCGCGATCCAGAAGTCGATGGAGTATGCGCGCAAGGGCATGCTCAACATCGACCTGAACAACGGCACCCTGTGGCACCCGGTGAAGTCCGGCCATGGCGCGGCGCGCGTGTTCATGATGCCCGCCTCGGAAGGTACCGGCGTCATCGCTGGCGGCGCGATGCGCGCCGTGCTGGAAGCGGTCGGCGTCAAGAACGTGCTGGCCAAGGCGGTCGGTTCGCGCAACCCGATCAACCTGGTGCGCGCCACCCTGCGCGGCCTGGAAGACATGCAGTCGCCGTCGCGCATCGCGGCCAAGCGCGGCAAGAAGGTGGAGGAACTCAACCATGGCTAA
- the rplR gene encoding 50S ribosomal protein L18: protein MSINKNIARLRRAKSTRAHIRELGVARLSVLRTGQHLYAQVFTADGSKVIAAANTLQADVKDGLKSGKNSEAAVKVGKLIAERAKAAGIEKVAFDRSGYRYHGRIKALADAAREGGLQF, encoded by the coding sequence ATGAGCATCAACAAGAACATCGCCCGCCTGCGCCGCGCCAAGTCGACCCGTGCGCACATCCGCGAACTCGGCGTCGCCCGCCTGTCGGTGCTGCGCACCGGCCAGCACCTGTATGCGCAGGTCTTCACTGCCGACGGCTCCAAGGTGATCGCTGCGGCGAACACCCTGCAGGCCGACGTCAAGGACGGCCTGAAGAGCGGCAAGAACAGCGAGGCCGCCGTCAAGGTGGGCAAGCTGATCGCCGAGCGCGCCAAGGCCGCGGGCATCGAGAAGGTCGCCTTCGACCGCTCGGGCTACCGCTACCACGGCCGCATCAAGGCGCTGGCCGACGCCGCGCGCGAAGGCGGCCTGCAGTTCTGA
- the rplF gene encoding 50S ribosomal protein L6 — protein MSRVAKKPISLPKGVELNVQPELVSVKGPKGTLSLPKPAGVEIKQENGVATLSANDPSQIAITGTVRAILANMVHGVSEGFERKLELVGVGYRATMQGKDLSLALGFSHPVVFKAPEGITLAAPTQTEIVVQGADKQRVGEVAAKIRGFRPPEPYKGKGVKYAGEVIIRKEAKKA, from the coding sequence ATGTCCCGCGTAGCCAAGAAGCCGATCTCCCTCCCGAAGGGCGTCGAACTGAATGTCCAGCCCGAGCTGGTGAGCGTCAAGGGCCCGAAGGGCACCCTGTCGCTGCCGAAGCCGGCAGGCGTCGAAATCAAGCAGGAAAACGGTGTCGCCACGCTGTCGGCGAACGACCCGTCGCAGATCGCCATCACCGGCACCGTCCGCGCGATCCTGGCGAACATGGTGCACGGCGTGTCCGAAGGCTTCGAGCGCAAGCTCGAGCTGGTCGGCGTCGGCTACCGCGCCACGATGCAGGGCAAGGACCTGAGCCTGGCGCTCGGTTTCTCGCACCCGGTCGTGTTCAAGGCGCCGGAAGGCATCACCCTGGCCGCCCCGACTCAGACCGAGATCGTGGTGCAGGGCGCCGACAAGCAGCGCGTCGGCGAAGTCGCCGCCAAGATCCGCGGTTTCCGTCCGCCGGAGCCCTACAAGGGCAAGGGTGTGAAGTACGCCGGTGAAGTCATCATTCGCAAGGAAGCCAAGAAGGCCTAA
- the rpsH gene encoding 30S ribosomal protein S8, with amino-acid sequence MSMTDPIADLLVRIKNAAAVGKPTVKMPSSKIKVAIAEVLKAEGYISDLRVNAIENNKSELEIVLKYFEGRPVIDTLKRVSRSGLRQYRGKAELPKVLGGLGVAIISTSKGIMTDAQARQAGVGGEVLCFVA; translated from the coding sequence ATGAGCATGACTGATCCCATCGCCGACCTGCTGGTCCGCATCAAGAATGCGGCCGCGGTTGGCAAGCCGACGGTGAAAATGCCGTCCTCCAAGATCAAGGTTGCGATCGCAGAAGTGCTGAAGGCCGAAGGCTACATCAGCGACCTGCGCGTCAACGCGATCGAGAACAACAAGTCCGAGCTGGAAATCGTGCTGAAGTATTTCGAGGGCCGTCCGGTCATCGATACGCTCAAGCGCGTTTCGCGTTCGGGTCTGCGCCAGTATCGCGGTAAGGCCGAGCTGCCGAAGGTTCTCGGCGGCCTGGGCGTTGCCATCATTTCCACGTCCAAGGGCATCATGACCGATGCGCAGGCCCGTCAGGCCGGCGTCGGTGGCGAAGTCCTGTGCTTCGTGGCCTAA